In one Candidatus Binatia bacterium genomic region, the following are encoded:
- a CDS encoding N,N-dimethylformamidase beta subunit family domain-containing protein, protein MGWYGGAGARLVSAIQGTPGEPLEVPEPRPEDGLVACRWPVSLRIRTGTDWPSGVYLARLTDSGTAKQAFVPFVVREPAGTRAPYLLLLNTTTWQAYNDWGGTSLYDFNSRRQARALRVSYDRPYGSGPGAWRGLGAGELLTTPHTVRKAGWEYPMIRWLERNGIETAYAADLDLHADSTLAAGRRGLMIAGHPEYWSRLMRDALERARDAGTGLALFGANAGYWQIRIEPSSEGAEGRVLFCSKDYTRDSLFDTAADRDLTVRFRNLHPRRPEVALLGVMTARGEESVEADFVPIPAMRNSWIYRGTGVAKGTTRALTGLVGYETDRSFVGDSLYGTWSPPRLEVLSRSPIRFKDGTTENSEATVYRAPSGAVVFSTGSVQWAWGLDDWGSPALRPKRRQQDAERVTLNVIGALGAGGAAPAPSARSPR, encoded by the coding sequence TTGGGTTGGTACGGGGGGGCAGGGGCGCGCCTGGTCTCGGCGATCCAGGGAACCCCCGGGGAGCCGCTCGAAGTTCCCGAGCCCCGGCCCGAGGACGGGCTCGTGGCCTGCCGGTGGCCGGTGTCGCTCCGGATCCGGACCGGAACCGACTGGCCCAGCGGCGTCTACCTCGCCCGGCTCACCGATTCGGGGACCGCGAAGCAGGCCTTTGTCCCGTTCGTGGTGCGCGAGCCCGCGGGGACCCGCGCCCCTTACCTCCTTCTCCTCAATACCACGACCTGGCAGGCCTACAACGACTGGGGCGGGACCAGCCTCTACGACTTCAACAGCCGGCGGCAGGCCCGCGCCCTTCGGGTGTCCTACGACCGCCCCTACGGGTCGGGTCCGGGCGCGTGGCGGGGGCTGGGCGCGGGGGAGCTGCTCACAACGCCGCACACGGTGCGGAAAGCGGGGTGGGAGTACCCGATGATCCGCTGGCTCGAGCGGAACGGGATCGAGACCGCCTATGCGGCCGATCTCGACCTGCACGCCGATTCCACCCTGGCCGCGGGCCGGCGCGGACTCATGATCGCGGGGCACCCCGAGTACTGGTCGCGGCTCATGCGCGACGCGCTCGAGCGGGCGCGCGACGCCGGGACGGGCCTCGCGCTGTTCGGAGCGAACGCGGGTTACTGGCAGATCCGGATCGAGCCCTCCTCGGAGGGCGCCGAAGGTCGCGTCCTCTTCTGCTCCAAGGACTACACGCGCGATTCGCTCTTCGACACCGCCGCCGACCGGGACCTCACCGTCCGCTTCCGGAACCTCCATCCGCGCCGGCCGGAGGTGGCGCTCCTCGGCGTCATGACCGCGCGCGGGGAGGAGAGCGTCGAGGCCGATTTCGTTCCGATACCCGCGATGCGGAACTCGTGGATCTACCGGGGAACGGGGGTCGCCAAGGGAACCACGCGCGCGCTGACGGGGCTGGTCGGCTACGAGACCGACCGCTCGTTCGTGGGCGATTCGCTCTATGGCACGTGGTCGCCCCCCCGGCTCGAAGTGCTGTCGCGCTCGCCCATCCGCTTCAAGGACGGCACCACCGAGAACTCGGAAGCGACGGTCTACCGGGCGCCCTCGGGGGCGGTGGTCTTCTCGACGGGATCGGTCCAGTGGGCGTGGGGATTGGACGACTGGGGCTCGCCGGCGCTTCGTCCGAAGCGCCGGCAGCAGGACGCGGAGCGGGTCACGCTCAATGTGATCGGCGCGCTCGGCGCCGGCGGTGCCGCGCCAGCGCCATCAGCGCGATCTCCTCGATGA
- a CDS encoding pitrilysin family protein: protein MNVLSHRRPAARLPRRAPALASLLALAALAATAPAASASVKPPQIKLDYEKYTLPNGLEVILREDHRLPIVAVNTWYHVGPANEAAGRTGFAHLFEHMMFQSSGHVGEDQFWKYMEGAGASFINGTTDFDRTNYMEDVPSNQLETALWLESDRMGFLQDRLTAASLANQQDVVRNERRQSVENAPYQIVEEAMWHMMFPQGHPYYAWVIGSHEDIQAAKIEDVKAFFKQYYTPNNASLVIVGDIDRVKTKKLIEKYYGTIPRGPAVPPITATTPPLTSEQRAVITDKVELPRVYFSWFTPPIFKPGDADAQIAADILGGGKASRLYKTLVYEKQIAQDVSVSQNSYQLGSVFTLQITVKPGHTPEEAEKAAQEVLDAFKAEGPTQAEIDAAQNSTYSGIVTSLENLGGFDGIANRMNQYNQFTKNPGYLNQDLARYAAVTPATAKKFAQDYLKNDARVVIYGVPGDKKLPPNPTAPPKPTGEEAKIESGEPWRNTVPTAGPVSKAALPTPRRFTLPNGLQVYLVESHNLPVVAANLVLRSGSAADPKDAPGLAGFTASMLDEGTESMDALGIANRMYALGATLNTGSSSDASNASVRSLKQNARAAMDVLGDVVLRPGFPSKEVDRVRNDRLTSLLQQRDQPFQTAIRVMNASLYGPMHPYGHTALGTEESLKKISRDDLVSFYKGAYGPKNAALVMVGDVTEAEAKKLAADVFGAWKGQGGESPLPPEGATATSRVIIVDKPESPQTAVLAGQVGVARSNPDYEKLDVMNTVLGGMFSSRINLNLREDKGYSYGAFSFIGQNRGVGPVMAGAAVRADATGPSIDEILKEVARMRDAGVTDDELKMAKDSMVRSLPANFETTFSTAGTLAQIYMYDLALDYYQTLPSRIEAMTKDDVGAVAKKYLTPDRMLIVAVGDKKVIEPQISKLSLGSIAYRDADGKDIAASAP from the coding sequence ATGAACGTCCTGTCGCACCGCCGTCCGGCAGCGCGGCTGCCGCGCCGCGCGCCCGCGCTCGCCTCGCTTCTCGCGCTCGCCGCTCTCGCGGCGACGGCGCCCGCGGCGTCCGCGAGCGTCAAGCCGCCGCAGATCAAGCTGGATTACGAGAAGTACACCCTTCCGAACGGTCTCGAAGTGATCCTTCGCGAGGATCATCGACTTCCGATCGTCGCCGTCAACACCTGGTACCACGTCGGACCCGCGAACGAAGCGGCCGGCCGAACCGGCTTTGCCCACCTCTTCGAGCACATGATGTTCCAGTCCTCGGGCCACGTGGGTGAGGACCAGTTCTGGAAGTACATGGAGGGCGCGGGCGCCTCGTTCATCAACGGGACCACCGATTTCGACCGCACGAACTACATGGAGGACGTCCCCTCCAACCAGCTCGAGACGGCGCTCTGGCTGGAGAGCGACCGCATGGGCTTCCTTCAGGACCGCCTCACGGCCGCCTCGCTCGCCAACCAGCAGGACGTCGTGCGCAACGAGCGGCGGCAGAGCGTCGAGAACGCCCCGTACCAGATCGTCGAGGAGGCGATGTGGCACATGATGTTCCCCCAGGGCCATCCCTACTACGCGTGGGTGATCGGCTCGCACGAGGACATCCAGGCCGCCAAGATCGAGGATGTGAAAGCGTTCTTCAAGCAGTACTACACGCCGAACAACGCATCCCTCGTCATCGTCGGCGACATCGACCGCGTCAAGACCAAGAAGCTCATCGAGAAGTACTACGGCACGATCCCCCGCGGCCCGGCCGTGCCTCCCATCACCGCGACCACGCCGCCGCTCACGTCCGAGCAGCGGGCCGTGATCACCGACAAGGTCGAGCTGCCGCGGGTCTACTTCTCCTGGTTCACGCCCCCCATCTTCAAGCCGGGCGACGCCGACGCGCAGATCGCCGCGGACATCCTGGGCGGCGGCAAGGCGAGCCGGCTGTACAAGACGCTCGTGTACGAGAAGCAGATCGCGCAGGACGTGAGCGTCTCCCAGAACTCCTACCAGCTCGGGTCGGTCTTCACGTTGCAGATCACGGTGAAGCCGGGGCACACCCCCGAGGAGGCGGAGAAGGCGGCGCAGGAAGTACTCGACGCGTTCAAGGCCGAGGGGCCGACGCAGGCCGAGATCGACGCCGCCCAGAATTCCACCTATTCCGGAATCGTCACCAGCCTCGAGAACCTGGGCGGCTTCGACGGCATCGCGAACCGGATGAATCAGTACAACCAGTTCACGAAGAATCCGGGCTATCTGAACCAGGACCTGGCCCGCTACGCGGCGGTCACCCCCGCCACGGCGAAGAAGTTCGCGCAGGATTACCTGAAGAACGACGCGCGCGTGGTGATCTACGGCGTCCCGGGAGACAAGAAGCTTCCGCCGAATCCGACGGCGCCGCCCAAGCCGACGGGCGAGGAAGCCAAGATCGAGTCCGGCGAGCCGTGGCGCAACACGGTGCCGACGGCCGGTCCGGTCTCCAAGGCCGCGCTCCCGACGCCGAGGCGCTTCACGCTGCCGAACGGACTCCAGGTCTACCTGGTCGAGTCGCACAACCTGCCGGTCGTGGCCGCGAACCTCGTGCTCCGCTCCGGATCCGCGGCGGATCCGAAGGACGCTCCGGGCCTCGCCGGCTTCACCGCCTCCATGCTCGACGAAGGAACCGAGTCGATGGACGCGCTCGGGATTGCCAATCGGATGTATGCGCTCGGGGCCACCCTGAACACCGGCTCCTCGTCCGACGCGTCCAATGCCAGCGTCCGCTCGCTCAAGCAGAACGCCCGCGCGGCGATGGACGTGCTGGGCGACGTGGTTCTCCGGCCCGGGTTCCCTTCCAAGGAAGTGGACCGGGTCCGGAACGACCGCCTCACCTCGCTTCTCCAGCAGCGCGACCAGCCGTTCCAGACGGCGATCCGGGTCATGAACGCCTCGCTCTACGGCCCCATGCACCCCTACGGCCACACGGCCCTGGGGACGGAGGAGTCGCTCAAGAAGATCTCGCGTGACGATCTGGTCTCGTTCTACAAGGGCGCCTACGGCCCGAAGAACGCGGCGCTCGTCATGGTCGGCGACGTCACCGAAGCCGAGGCCAAGAAGCTCGCGGCCGACGTCTTCGGCGCCTGGAAGGGCCAAGGCGGCGAGTCGCCGCTGCCGCCCGAGGGCGCCACGGCCACCTCGCGGGTCATCATCGTGGACAAGCCGGAGTCGCCGCAGACCGCGGTGCTCGCCGGCCAGGTCGGCGTGGCCCGTTCCAATCCCGACTACGAGAAGCTGGACGTCATGAACACGGTGCTCGGCGGGATGTTCTCGAGCCGGATCAACCTGAACCTCCGCGAGGACAAGGGCTATTCGTACGGCGCCTTCTCCTTCATCGGTCAGAACCGGGGCGTGGGTCCCGTCATGGCGGGCGCCGCCGTTCGCGCCGACGCCACGGGCCCTTCGATCGACGAGATCCTCAAGGAAGTCGCGCGGATGAGGGACGCGGGCGTCACCGACGACGAGCTCAAGATGGCGAAGGACTCGATGGTGCGCTCGCTTCCGGCCAACTTCGAAACGACCTTCAGCACGGCGGGCACGCTGGCGCAGATCTACATGTACGACCTGGCGCTGGATTACTACCAGACGCTCCCCTCCCGCATCGAGGCGATGACGAAGGACGACGTGGGCGCGGTCGCGAAGAAGTACCTCACGCCCGATCGCATGCTGATCGTGGCCGTGGGTGACAAGAAGGTCATCGAGCCGCAGATCTCGAAGCTCTCGCTCGGTTCCATCGCCTACAGGGACGCCGACGGGAAGGATATTGCGGCGAGCGCTCCCTGA
- a CDS encoding Hsp20/alpha crystallin family protein — protein sequence MTNETQTIDGAIEQVERLYESVTGREAPTLEEKPYAIIPPEKVPEEHVQEQVDRLIQTLAQFSGKSEAEPEWKPPIALWEGRNEVRIVVDLPGVERDAVRVAVSRGMLELTGTRLLRPAEDDSIKLRYAEHPYGKFRRTMPLPHGAKVEQLKAEMRSGVLELRIPREAEIVEIKTVTVG from the coding sequence ATGACGAACGAGACCCAGACCATCGACGGCGCCATCGAGCAGGTGGAGCGGCTCTACGAGTCGGTCACCGGCCGCGAAGCGCCCACGCTGGAAGAGAAACCCTACGCGATCATTCCGCCCGAAAAGGTGCCCGAGGAGCACGTTCAGGAGCAGGTGGACCGCCTGATCCAGACGCTCGCGCAGTTCTCGGGCAAATCCGAGGCCGAACCGGAATGGAAGCCTCCGATCGCGCTCTGGGAGGGTCGCAACGAAGTTCGGATCGTGGTCGATCTCCCGGGAGTGGAGCGGGACGCGGTGCGCGTGGCAGTCAGCCGCGGCATGCTCGAGCTCACCGGGACCCGGCTGTTGCGCCCTGCCGAGGACGATTCGATCAAGCTCCGCTACGCGGAGCACCCGTACGGCAAGTTCCGCCGGACGATGCCCCTGCCTCACGGCGCCAAGGTCGAGCAGCTGAAGGCCGAGATGAGGTCCGGGGTGCTGGAGCTTCGCATCCCGAGGGAAGCCGAGATCGTCGAGATCAAGACCGTGACCGTCGGCTGA
- a CDS encoding S16 family serine protease, whose protein sequence is MELATFVTQDRLRYAKVLVEMRELQRAELEVAEILEETPEHLEALSLFTKIKHMRGQLSLAVACSAQLQSRRSISGEQGRMHLESMLHMAQDPVHGAGEFLALGQFQLVKKPTAYLALEEAFRQFVNRHPTEAEATCRRVAARHKDTDTSVYKLAVLAESWIHELTGQLQQACEILERLGLERGFETDIDRLMALVALYEKIGTRPSLEAAVNICRYLLNGADGTVVLGRLAMLHHRLGESEAAAEYEQRHLTAYRRMMHRAGFDDLLAVASRRFLPIERLRQVHVPSMDAPPDASRRETAIAHAIRGDAVEARRGFSVAPEVLDLKYLADLEALENGNGRADRAVEGYVKVLRADPADLNVIAWLLERQAATPSKAIAAVFQEPAVLAESLQALERAVHDSPVDYRLWRQLSVLFGLMNRGADQQKQFADRAAALERTARERSQAIGRVLSAATYRFAGTVHGLIHEIWATREMASPGRGGSLQRDDILGNLTPEMRDSVRNTFIAVREYAQSMFPHLTRDIMDYHYGYKVTKEDEPSGGTSAGLPTALAFLSQFLQRPIRQDVALTGVLVTDAHDVLTVRTVGDVEQKVNAAYHRNLAMIVVPTGNRPILERSSLVPLTIQAEIVRYASDLDEAVRIVLGEVELL, encoded by the coding sequence AGCCTCTTCACGAAGATCAAGCACATGCGCGGCCAGCTCTCGCTGGCCGTCGCCTGCTCCGCCCAGCTCCAGTCCCGGAGGTCCATCTCGGGCGAGCAGGGGCGCATGCACCTCGAATCGATGCTCCACATGGCCCAGGACCCCGTGCACGGCGCGGGGGAGTTCCTCGCCCTCGGCCAATTCCAGCTCGTGAAGAAGCCCACCGCCTACCTGGCCCTCGAAGAGGCGTTCCGCCAGTTCGTGAACCGCCACCCCACCGAGGCGGAGGCGACCTGCCGGCGCGTCGCGGCGCGCCACAAGGACACCGACACCTCGGTCTACAAGCTGGCGGTGCTCGCGGAATCGTGGATCCACGAGCTCACCGGACAGCTGCAGCAGGCCTGCGAGATCCTCGAGCGGCTCGGGCTGGAGCGCGGCTTCGAGACCGATATCGACCGCCTGATGGCGCTGGTCGCGCTGTACGAGAAGATCGGCACGCGCCCGAGCCTGGAGGCGGCCGTGAACATCTGCCGCTATCTCCTGAACGGGGCCGACGGCACCGTCGTCCTCGGCCGCCTCGCCATGCTCCATCATCGTCTCGGCGAGTCGGAAGCCGCCGCCGAGTACGAGCAGCGCCACCTGACCGCCTATCGCCGGATGATGCACCGCGCCGGGTTCGACGACCTGCTCGCCGTGGCCTCGCGCCGCTTCCTCCCGATCGAGCGGCTCCGCCAGGTCCACGTGCCGTCCATGGACGCTCCGCCGGACGCCTCGCGGCGCGAGACCGCGATCGCGCACGCCATCCGCGGCGACGCGGTCGAGGCGCGGCGCGGGTTTTCGGTCGCGCCGGAGGTGCTCGATCTCAAGTACCTCGCCGACCTCGAGGCGCTGGAGAACGGAAACGGACGCGCCGACCGGGCGGTCGAGGGCTACGTCAAGGTGCTGCGCGCCGACCCCGCGGATCTGAACGTGATCGCGTGGCTCCTCGAGCGGCAGGCGGCCACGCCCTCGAAGGCGATCGCGGCCGTGTTCCAGGAGCCGGCCGTGCTCGCCGAATCGCTCCAGGCGCTGGAGCGGGCGGTGCACGACAGCCCCGTGGACTACCGGCTCTGGAGACAGCTCTCCGTCCTCTTCGGGCTCATGAACCGCGGCGCCGACCAGCAGAAGCAGTTCGCGGATCGCGCGGCGGCGCTCGAGCGCACCGCGCGCGAGCGGAGCCAGGCGATCGGACGGGTGCTCTCGGCGGCGACGTATCGCTTCGCGGGCACGGTGCACGGCCTGATCCACGAGATCTGGGCCACGCGGGAGATGGCGTCTCCGGGACGGGGCGGCTCGCTGCAGCGGGACGATATCCTGGGCAACCTCACGCCCGAGATGCGCGACAGCGTGCGGAACACGTTCATCGCGGTCCGGGAATACGCCCAGTCGATGTTCCCGCACCTGACGCGCGACATCATGGATTACCACTACGGCTACAAGGTGACGAAGGAGGACGAGCCCTCGGGCGGCACCTCCGCGGGGCTTCCCACCGCGCTCGCCTTCCTGTCGCAATTCCTGCAGCGCCCGATCCGGCAGGACGTGGCGCTCACCGGCGTCCTGGTCACCGACGCGCACGACGTGCTCACCGTGCGCACGGTGGGGGACGTCGAGCAGAAGGTGAACGCGGCCTACCACCGCAACCTCGCGATGATCGTCGTGCCCACCGGAAACCGGCCGATTCTCGAGCGCAGCAGCCTCGTTCCGCTCACGATCCAGGCCGAGATCGTCCGCTACGCCTCCGACCTCGACGAGGCGGTGCGCATCGTGCTCGGCGAGGTCGAGCTTCTCTAG